One Myxococcus stipitatus DNA segment encodes these proteins:
- a CDS encoding ABC transporter permease subunit produces MAFRPRRALAVFWKDFLDLRKNLGLLASMAVLPTVMVLVPIGVVWSYVRAPDHADLRSVALFYDPSLPLGASAARFLIDKTLIDWFGMFLVMPVFVPILIASQSVAGEKERRTLEPLLATPITAAELVAGKSLAALVPAVAITWVAFVVFCVGVDLVAWPLVKMPLMPDALWTFGVLVIAPLFAFFGNGVAVLISARAGDARMAQQLSALVVLPLVGMVGGQVAGFLKAGLVYYALQGAVVLVLDVVLLWASIRLLDRERLISRWG; encoded by the coding sequence GCGTCCATGGCGGTGCTGCCCACGGTGATGGTGCTGGTGCCCATCGGCGTGGTGTGGAGCTACGTGCGCGCGCCCGACCACGCGGACCTGCGCAGCGTGGCGTTGTTCTACGACCCGTCGCTGCCCCTGGGGGCGAGCGCGGCGCGCTTCCTCATCGACAAGACGCTCATCGACTGGTTCGGCATGTTCCTGGTGATGCCCGTCTTCGTCCCCATCCTCATCGCCTCGCAGAGCGTCGCGGGGGAGAAGGAGCGGCGCACGCTGGAGCCGCTGCTCGCCACGCCCATCACCGCGGCGGAGCTGGTCGCGGGCAAGAGCCTGGCGGCGCTGGTGCCCGCGGTGGCCATCACCTGGGTGGCCTTCGTCGTCTTCTGCGTGGGCGTGGACCTGGTGGCGTGGCCGCTGGTGAAGATGCCCCTCATGCCGGACGCGCTGTGGACCTTCGGCGTGCTGGTCATCGCGCCGCTGTTCGCCTTCTTCGGCAACGGCGTCGCCGTGCTCATCTCCGCTCGGGCGGGGGATGCCCGCATGGCGCAGCAGCTGTCCGCCCTGGTGGTGCTGCCGCTGGTGGGCATGGTGGGCGGCCAGGTCGCGGGCTTCCTCAAGGCCGGGCTGGTCTACTACGCGCTGCAGGGCGCGGTGGTGCTGGTGCTCGACGTGGTGCTGCTGTGGGCCAGCATCCGCCTGCTGGACCGCGAGCGGTTGATCAGCCGCTGGGGCTGA
- a CDS encoding SPFH domain-containing protein gives MGIFDTIKGEAKRNFIARADSAKGEIIYKYPENNIRMLTQLTVDADEVALFVKDGKVEGKLGPGRHQLDSNNIPFLSRLLEKFTGGNLFIAEVFFVSVREFAGVKFGGPIGDVRDPETGLGIGTMVYGDFSIRVTDAEKLVVGLVGMGRSNNDALLGWFKNQVLKVTRDRIAELLVKKRWPLLDVTSGAYTEEIETEVISGLKPHVDDYGLTVVRMGNFHVSIKEEDEATLKKLSKDVAYSRLAGGFQQYAQGQAMLGAAEGMAKGGDGSGNALGGMGMGMGFGMAQQFMNMNNQQQQRAPEPPPQAAPPADTRSPAQRLKEIKELKDAGVLSDEEYNAKRAELMKLL, from the coding sequence ATGGGTATCTTCGACACCATCAAGGGCGAGGCGAAGCGCAACTTCATCGCGCGCGCGGACTCGGCGAAGGGCGAGATCATCTACAAGTATCCGGAGAACAACATCCGGATGCTGACCCAGCTCACCGTCGACGCCGACGAGGTCGCCCTGTTCGTGAAGGACGGCAAGGTGGAGGGCAAGCTGGGCCCTGGCCGCCACCAGCTCGACTCGAACAACATCCCGTTCCTGTCGCGGCTGCTCGAGAAGTTCACCGGCGGCAACCTCTTCATCGCGGAGGTCTTCTTCGTCTCCGTCCGTGAGTTCGCGGGCGTGAAGTTCGGCGGGCCCATCGGCGACGTGAGGGATCCGGAGACGGGCCTGGGCATCGGCACCATGGTCTACGGCGACTTCTCCATCCGCGTGACGGACGCGGAGAAGCTCGTGGTGGGCCTGGTGGGCATGGGCCGCTCCAACAACGACGCGCTCCTGGGCTGGTTCAAGAACCAGGTGCTCAAGGTCACGCGCGACCGCATCGCGGAGCTGCTGGTCAAGAAGCGCTGGCCGCTGCTGGACGTGACGAGCGGCGCGTACACGGAGGAGATCGAAACCGAGGTCATCTCCGGCCTCAAGCCGCACGTGGACGACTACGGGCTCACCGTGGTGCGGATGGGCAACTTCCACGTCAGCATCAAGGAGGAGGACGAGGCGACGCTGAAGAAGCTGTCGAAGGACGTCGCCTACTCCCGGCTGGCGGGTGGCTTCCAGCAGTACGCGCAGGGCCAGGCGATGCTGGGCGCCGCCGAGGGCATGGCCAAGGGCGGTGACGGCAGCGGCAACGCGCTGGGCGGCATGGGCATGGGCATGGGCTTCGGCATGGCCCAGCAGTTCATGAACATGAACAACCAGCAGCAGCAGCGCGCGCCGGAGCCGCCTCCCCAGGCCGCGCCCCCCGCCGACACGCGCAGCCCCGCGCAGCGCCTGAAGGAGATCAAGGAGCTGAAGGACGCGGGCGTCCTCTCCGACGAGGAGTACAACGCCAAGCGCGCGGAGCTGATGAAGCTCCTGTAG
- a CDS encoding chromosome segregation protein SMC, whose product MHPRIPLVLALACSLGACAPKALPTPAQQVPSEEQQLSVEVGALARRAEALLEEQHRLVWVFWTEGRHVDVAGTYAGQEDLFSLDHIRKIDRLRQLTQDPREVRALTALHSHFAGEYLAHALAESNDASANLEASLTFTVDGRELRYRDLERLLANERNAAKRRALYTEATPALERLNQTLRRKEERARELVRELGFASYEAFGGELRQADLGRLSVLAEEILQATQAPYRVVMERLSQRELGLAFKDITRADIPRLFRSREVEDAFPKGESLLKAQATLAGMNLALGDMKNLQVDSRDLPRKSARPLALAVKVPDDVRFSFKPGSGALHQARVLHEFGHALHLAFTRETRFELSRLGNPTVGEAYSSLFEDLLEDPVWLEEHAGISGEQRAQFLATSSAHKLYLIRHAAGRLLYQLELHRRPDVDARALYREVMSRTDDIPMRDEDAARYLVDQEDFFQSADSFRAWFLAGQLQAQLKARFGPAWWRAPQAGEFLKGLWARGNALSAKEVAEAIGEKGIEPDVLLLRLGTTLQVPMRLDLQGTEDTPGPTAPGPEGLPTPPAAPTASTSEGP is encoded by the coding sequence ATGCACCCAAGGATTCCCCTCGTCCTCGCCCTCGCCTGCTCTCTCGGCGCCTGCGCCCCCAAGGCGCTCCCCACCCCGGCCCAGCAGGTCCCCAGCGAGGAGCAGCAGCTCTCCGTGGAGGTCGGCGCGCTCGCCCGGCGCGCGGAGGCGTTGCTGGAGGAGCAGCACCGGCTCGTCTGGGTGTTCTGGACGGAGGGGCGTCACGTCGACGTGGCGGGCACGTACGCGGGACAGGAGGACCTGTTCAGCCTCGACCACATCCGGAAGATCGACCGGCTGCGGCAGCTGACGCAGGACCCGCGCGAGGTGCGCGCCCTCACCGCGCTGCACTCGCACTTCGCCGGGGAGTACCTGGCGCACGCGCTGGCCGAGTCCAACGACGCGTCCGCGAACCTGGAGGCGTCGCTCACCTTCACGGTGGACGGCAGGGAGCTGCGCTACAGGGATTTGGAGCGGCTGTTGGCCAACGAGCGCAACGCGGCGAAGCGGCGCGCCCTCTATACGGAGGCCACGCCCGCGCTGGAGCGGCTCAACCAGACGCTGCGGCGCAAGGAGGAGCGCGCGCGGGAGCTGGTGCGCGAGCTGGGCTTCGCCTCGTACGAGGCGTTCGGCGGCGAGCTGCGCCAGGCGGACCTGGGCCGGTTGAGCGTGCTGGCGGAGGAGATCCTCCAGGCCACGCAGGCGCCGTACCGGGTGGTGATGGAGCGGCTGAGCCAGCGCGAGCTGGGCCTGGCCTTCAAGGACATCACCCGCGCGGACATCCCCCGGCTGTTCCGCTCGCGCGAGGTGGAGGACGCGTTCCCCAAGGGCGAGTCCCTGCTCAAGGCGCAGGCCACCCTGGCCGGCATGAACCTGGCGTTGGGGGACATGAAGAACCTCCAGGTGGACTCGCGGGATCTGCCTCGCAAGAGCGCGCGTCCCCTGGCGCTGGCGGTGAAGGTGCCGGACGACGTGCGCTTCTCCTTCAAGCCGGGCTCGGGCGCGCTGCACCAGGCGCGCGTGCTGCACGAGTTCGGGCACGCGCTGCACCTGGCCTTCACGCGGGAGACGCGCTTCGAGCTGTCGCGGCTGGGCAACCCCACCGTGGGCGAGGCCTACTCGTCCCTCTTCGAGGACCTGCTGGAGGACCCGGTCTGGCTGGAGGAGCACGCGGGCATCAGCGGCGAGCAGCGCGCGCAGTTCCTCGCCACCTCGAGCGCGCACAAGCTGTACCTCATCCGCCACGCGGCGGGCCGGCTGCTGTACCAGCTGGAGCTGCACCGGCGCCCGGACGTGGACGCGCGCGCGCTGTACCGCGAGGTGATGTCACGCACGGACGACATCCCCATGCGCGACGAGGACGCCGCGCGCTACCTCGTCGATCAGGAGGACTTCTTCCAGTCCGCGGACAGCTTCCGCGCCTGGTTCCTCGCCGGCCAGCTCCAGGCACAGCTCAAGGCCCGCTTCGGCCCGGCGTGGTGGCGCGCGCCGCAGGCCGGGGAGTTCCTCAAGGGGCTGTGGGCGCGCGGCAACGCGCTGTCCGCCAAGGAGGTGGCCGAGGCCATCGGCGAGAAGGGCATCGAGCCGGACGTGCTCCTCCTGCGCCTGGGCACGACGCTCCAGGTCCCCATGCGCCTGGACCTCCAGGGCACCGAGGACACGCCCGGCCCCACCGCCCCCGGTCCGGAGGGCCTCCCCACTCCGCCCGCCGCGCCCACCGCGAGCACCAGCGAAGGGCCCTGA
- the epmA gene encoding EF-P lysine aminoacylase EpmA encodes MPNLSQWRAARGRQALYAALRRFFANLGYLEVETPLLIPAPGMEPHINPFEAGFVPETDVGTARPLYLHTSPEYAMKRLLADGAGPLFQLCKVFRNGEVSPTHNPEFTMLEFYRPQADYHAIMDDLEGALAEAGRHATEGEPGADPAFFTRTPYERLTVRDAVLRATGVDIRVHSDGPSLKRAAEAIGVRTGDAESFDDVFFHLFLQRVELGLGHERPTFLIEYPASMAALSRLKPGDPTVAERVELYAKGLELANGFSELTDPVEQRARLVEEQELRRRLGRPVYPLDERFLDAVGRMPPSAGIAVGLDRILMLLLGVQRISEVLLFPAHEFV; translated from the coding sequence ATGCCCAACCTTTCTCAATGGCGGGCCGCGCGCGGACGCCAGGCGCTCTACGCCGCCCTTCGTCGCTTCTTCGCCAACCTCGGATACCTGGAGGTGGAGACGCCCCTGCTCATCCCCGCTCCCGGCATGGAGCCCCACATCAATCCCTTCGAGGCGGGCTTCGTCCCGGAGACGGACGTGGGCACCGCCCGCCCGCTCTACCTGCACACCAGCCCCGAATACGCCATGAAGCGCCTGCTCGCCGACGGCGCCGGGCCGCTGTTCCAGCTCTGCAAGGTGTTCCGGAATGGGGAGGTCTCACCCACGCACAATCCGGAATTCACGATGCTGGAGTTCTACCGGCCCCAGGCGGACTACCACGCCATCATGGATGACCTGGAAGGCGCGCTCGCGGAGGCCGGTCGCCACGCCACCGAGGGCGAGCCCGGGGCCGACCCGGCCTTCTTCACCCGCACGCCCTACGAGCGGCTCACGGTGCGGGACGCGGTGCTGCGCGCCACGGGCGTGGACATCCGGGTGCACTCGGATGGGCCCTCGCTCAAGCGCGCCGCGGAGGCCATTGGCGTGCGCACCGGCGACGCGGAGAGCTTCGACGACGTCTTCTTCCACCTCTTCCTCCAGCGCGTGGAGCTGGGGCTGGGCCACGAGCGGCCCACCTTCCTCATCGAGTACCCCGCCTCCATGGCCGCGCTGTCGCGGTTGAAGCCCGGGGACCCGACGGTCGCCGAGCGGGTGGAGCTGTACGCCAAGGGACTGGAGCTGGCGAACGGCTTCTCCGAGTTGACGGACCCGGTGGAGCAGCGCGCGCGGCTCGTGGAGGAACAGGAGCTCAGGCGTAGACTGGGGCGTCCGGTGTATCCTCTGGACGAGCGGTTCCTTGACGCGGTAGGTCGCATGCCCCCCTCGGCCGGCATCGCCGTGGGGCTCGATAGAATCCTGATGCTGCTGCTCGGGGTCCAGCGCATCTCGGAGGTGCTCCTGTTCCCCGCCCACGAGTTCGTGTGA
- a CDS encoding lysophospholipid acyltransferase family protein, with product MIRNVLQTAFAGVSAVGLTGVFSTVISALSVANAHREADKALRVWARGVLSSAGVRHEAVGLEHIPAEGHVVFVCNHQSHYDAPVQLAYITKHTRYVAKAELFKIPVFGAAMRRAGNIPVERSGSGGDRARMSEAVTALRERVSVLFYAEGTRSEDGRLRPFKKGAATLAIQAGVPVVPMAVSGTRLILPKGGRAVRWGQRVALVVGEPILTKDLTLDDRDALTRRLEDAVAQLYTEACKRSGDVPT from the coding sequence GTGATTCGCAACGTCCTTCAGACAGCGTTCGCGGGCGTGTCGGCGGTGGGGCTCACGGGCGTCTTCTCGACGGTGATTTCGGCGCTCTCCGTGGCGAACGCCCACCGGGAGGCGGACAAGGCGCTGCGGGTGTGGGCGCGGGGCGTGCTCTCCTCGGCGGGCGTGCGTCACGAGGCGGTGGGGCTGGAGCACATCCCGGCCGAGGGCCACGTCGTGTTCGTGTGCAACCACCAGTCGCACTACGACGCGCCGGTGCAGCTGGCGTACATCACCAAGCACACCCGCTACGTGGCCAAGGCGGAGCTGTTCAAGATTCCGGTGTTCGGCGCGGCGATGCGGCGCGCGGGCAACATCCCCGTGGAGCGTTCGGGGAGCGGGGGAGACCGCGCTCGCATGTCCGAGGCGGTGACGGCGCTGCGCGAGCGGGTGAGCGTGCTCTTCTACGCCGAGGGCACGCGCAGCGAGGACGGTCGCCTGCGGCCGTTCAAGAAGGGCGCCGCGACGCTGGCCATCCAGGCGGGCGTGCCGGTGGTCCCCATGGCGGTATCGGGGACGCGGCTCATCCTCCCCAAGGGGGGACGGGCGGTCCGATGGGGCCAGCGCGTGGCGCTGGTGGTGGGGGAGCCCATCCTTACGAAGGACCTGACACTCGACGACCGCGACGCGCTCACGCGCAGGCTCGAGGACGCGGTCGCGCAACTCTATACCGAGGCGTGCAAGCGCTCGGGAGACGTACCTACATGA
- a CDS encoding inorganic pyrophosphatase: MKKTAPLTTFTAHPWHGVTPGAEAPETITAYIEIVPTDAVKYELDKESGILMLDRPQRFSSQCPSLYGFIPRTYCGELVAKRCAERTGLKDIQGDGDPIDVCVLTEKVVSNGNLLVHAVPVGGFRMVDGNEADDKIIAVLESDLVYGELQHIAQLPRPLLDRLKHYFLTYKQIPGEGKRSVEIAEVYDRPEALEVIRRSMKDYDREFGQQAATPVRSRARRPAGRKARAS, translated from the coding sequence ATGAAGAAGACGGCACCTCTGACGACGTTCACCGCGCACCCCTGGCATGGCGTCACGCCGGGGGCGGAAGCGCCCGAAACCATCACCGCGTACATCGAAATCGTCCCCACGGACGCCGTGAAGTACGAACTGGACAAGGAGTCGGGCATCCTGATGCTCGACCGCCCGCAGCGCTTCAGCAGCCAGTGCCCCTCGCTCTACGGCTTCATCCCGCGCACCTACTGCGGCGAGCTGGTGGCGAAGCGCTGCGCCGAGCGCACGGGCCTCAAGGACATCCAGGGCGATGGGGACCCCATCGACGTGTGCGTGCTGACGGAGAAGGTGGTCAGCAACGGCAACCTGCTGGTGCACGCGGTGCCGGTGGGCGGCTTCCGCATGGTCGACGGCAACGAGGCCGACGACAAGATCATCGCGGTGCTGGAGTCGGACCTGGTGTACGGCGAGCTGCAGCACATCGCGCAGCTGCCCCGGCCGCTGCTCGACCGCCTCAAGCACTACTTCCTCACCTACAAGCAGATTCCGGGAGAGGGGAAGCGCAGCGTGGAGATCGCCGAGGTCTACGACCGCCCCGAGGCGCTCGAGGTCATCCGCCGCAGCATGAAGGACTACGACCGGGAGTTCGGACAGCAGGCCGCGACGCCGGTGCGCAGCCGCGCGCGCCGTCCCGCCGGTCGCAAGGCCCGCGCCTCCTGA
- a CDS encoding energy transducer TonB family protein, with the protein MARTPSGLASAAWVLTPGPGTVAVERAHPDTADGTGARGPEDAGTPHARPGTLAAVSGGGISRRVEGPTPQRLVEDLVSESIGRGKVDRGLVHPYFSELGKRLLATWDADRSVKEHGLQGYFDMGLERSRAFAQVWSERAAHYGASGAFGARNAPEDDRRRPTSASGNADLRMNRELREKMREEFRATRRALIRVVQDRQGRLLDVALVAPSHQPEVDREAVKDVRAAAERLPAPPPEAVGGQERITSLWQFELILSISPPIPTFTFEFDEALGFVDTRLPLDKRIYKRVRLVELR; encoded by the coding sequence AGCGCGGCCTGGGTGCTCACGCCCGGACCGGGCACGGTGGCCGTCGAGCGTGCCCATCCCGACACGGCGGATGGAACGGGCGCACGTGGACCGGAAGACGCGGGCACGCCCCACGCGCGCCCTGGGACGCTCGCGGCCGTGTCGGGCGGAGGAATCTCCAGGCGCGTGGAGGGCCCCACGCCGCAGAGGCTCGTCGAGGACCTCGTCTCCGAGAGCATCGGGCGCGGCAAGGTGGACCGGGGGCTCGTCCATCCCTACTTCAGCGAGCTGGGCAAGCGGCTCCTGGCCACGTGGGACGCGGACCGCTCCGTGAAGGAGCACGGCCTGCAGGGCTACTTCGACATGGGCCTGGAGCGCAGTCGTGCCTTCGCCCAGGTCTGGAGCGAGCGCGCCGCGCACTACGGCGCCTCGGGTGCCTTCGGCGCGAGGAACGCCCCCGAGGATGACCGTCGCCGCCCCACGAGCGCCTCGGGCAACGCCGACCTGCGGATGAACCGGGAGCTGCGCGAGAAGATGCGCGAGGAGTTCCGGGCCACACGCCGCGCCCTCATCCGCGTCGTCCAGGACCGACAGGGGCGCTTGCTCGACGTGGCGCTCGTCGCCCCCAGCCATCAACCGGAGGTGGACCGCGAGGCCGTGAAGGACGTCCGCGCCGCCGCCGAGCGACTGCCCGCCCCACCTCCCGAGGCCGTTGGCGGGCAGGAGCGCATCACCAGCCTCTGGCAGTTCGAGCTCATCCTCTCCATCAGCCCGCCCATCCCCACCTTCACCTTCGAGTTCGACGAGGCGCTCGGCTTCGTCGACACACGCCTGCCGCTCGACAAGCGCATCTACAAGCGCGTGCGGCTCGTCGAGCTCCGCTGA